TGAAGGCGGTCATGGGCATGTTGCTTTAAAAAACCGTTGAAACGGCGAAAAGGAATTTTTTTTGGGTTAGTTGCCATGATTTTTTGGAACCCCTTATTTTTTTTTATTCATATAAAAAGGAACGCATTAGTTTTGGGACGATTTTTCCCCTTCATTTGCTATATGTTCAAGAAGTAGAGTGATGGCTTTATAATCTTCGAGTGTTTGATTTTGTAATTTATCAAGATGTTCACTCATAATTTTCATTATATCTCCTATGGTCAATTCAGCTTCCGCCACGACTCTCACCGGTTCGGTTCTGAATAATTCGCGTCGATCGGAATTTTCATTCAATTCCTTTAAGAATTCCGTTACTGTCATAAGTATAGCCCTCCGCTCTGTTTGATGTTAAAGGTTTATATTTAGAAGGTCAAGTATTCACGGTGACGTGTAATAATGTTTTATGCGTATATTCTTTTATCAGCAACTTTTTCAAGTCTGGTTTGGATTTTATTTGGATGTTCAACAAATAAATCTTCTAACGGTCCAACTGAAAAAAGGCGGATCGATTTTTAGTGGGGTAAAAATAGAAATGAAGACAGTATTTCCGCTGGGTCATTCTAATGATGTAACCGCAGTGGTGTATTCGCCTGGCGGGGAACGAATCACTTCTGGTTCTGGTGATGAGACGGTGAAGGAATGGGAGCGGGAGACAGGGGAGTGTATCAATACTTTTGAAAATTTATCCGGTCTGGTCATCCAGGGATGTGATTTTACAAACGCTGATCTTTCCTGTTTATCGAAAGAAGAAAAAAGACATTTAAAGATGTATGGCGCCAAATTATAAGCCTGCAAAATCTATAAACCATATAAAACCCAGCAATTCTATCATAAACGATCCCTCATATAAAAAACAGCATCCCCGTAATAATCTCCAGGGATGCCGTTGATATACCAGCGGACCTTACGCTGTTACATGTGCTTTCCCGGGTTGATACTGCGGCTTGAACTCGACATGTTCTGCAACAACATACACCCGGAATTTCGATTTGCCTCGACTGTCGGTCCACCGGTCCTGTTTCAGCCGGCCGACGATCCGCACGCCGCGGCCTTTCTTCAGGTATCCGGCGCACGTTTCGGCAAGGTTGTTCCAGACCTGGATGTCAAAGAATGAAACTTCTTTTTCAAAGTCATCATTCTTTTTGTAAAACCGGTCTGATGCGATCGAGAAATGACACACCGGGGCCCCGGAGGGGGTAACGGTCGATTCGGGATCCCTCACCAGGTTCCCTTCCAGAAGAACAGAGTTTAATTGATTCATCATATACCTCCATGAAGTTGTTAATATAACGGCAGGCAACGCCTGCCGCTGATTATGCGGTGATTTCCTCCCATTCACGGTCACTCAGGGTAATCACCTCGTTTCCGATCCGCTCGTAATCATACTGACGGTCATGGTCATCGACCCGGTGCGCCATCGCCGTGATACTGTTGACGAGGCCCCATCTTGTTTTCATCCCGCCGGCCACCATGTTATCGGTCACGATATCCTTTTCGCTCTCCGTAAACTGCCACCGCTTTGTCACGTTCTCGATCGTCTTTGATACATTGGGAATCGCCTGTCCGGCCGCCTTCACAAGCCGTGAAACGATCGAGTGAAAGAGGTCTTCCGAGACCGCGTAGCGTAACGTGTCCCTGAGCTCCAGTCGAAACGATTCGATTTCAGCCTCGATGGTTTCGGATGAAAAGAAGTCATACGCCTGACTCCCGTTTCCGATCGCAGGACCGATATGGTATTTGTTGAGAAGCGATTGGCCGATCAGGCCATTGCTGCACACAAGCCGCCAGACGACCGTTGATATATCGAGGGCACCGAGACCGACTTCTGAGTTGGTGAGGATCACCCCCGCGTGAACGACATCACCGGGAAGCACCTCTTTTGCTATCATTGGAAAAACGATTTCGATATATAACCTGCGTTCGGTGACACAGATCGAAGGAATACACAGTTCCTCATGCTCCCGAAGCACGGGACGCAAGGCGTGCATGATGAGGATATCGTCGATCGGCCGGAACCGTTCGCTCAATACCGCCCGTACATGGTGTCCCACGGTTCTCACGAACCGCCTCTTTTTCTCAGGCGCACGGGAACTCCATTGATTGACGTTATGCGTCCGAAGCCCCGGAATCATGGTCATCCGGTCATAGTAGCGTTTCGGGATACCGAGTTTCTCCGATATCTGAGAATGCGCAACCTCACCGATAGAATAGGTCCGCTCGCCGAGTCGCAACAGGTCATCGTCGACCATCAAGAGTTCCCTTGCATCGACAAGCAGATCGTTTTTTTCCTGTTCCCGCTGCCTGATCATCCGATCGAGCGCGGCAAGACTTTCAACATTACCTTTCATTACAGTCACCTCCTTTAATCATTTTCATCAGTAAACCGCTATATATAGCGTCATCGCGGGCCCCACCTATCTGCCATTAACACCATATCTGGTGGTGTCACCGGTCCCGCTGTCACCTCTGCATAACCTCTTCAGGTTATATTTCAGAAGCGAAACGGGGGGATGGGGATCGCCCCATGACAGGTCTCTTTTTAAGTGCCATACCTCGTAAGGAAAACCGCCGATGGGGGATATACCCGCAATCAGGATCGCATCATACGCTCACACAACCTTGACAGGTCTTTTCATATCCTTCTCTTAACCGGGCCTCCGGATTACCCTGGGCTACCGCCCTCAGCTCCTTTCAGCCCTTGTCTTTCAAAGATCGATGGGATGGGGAAAAGAGCCAGGCTAACCCTGGCTCTCCTCATCCGCAGCACCCGATTCAACCGGACCCTCGAGGATTTTCCTGAGGTAGTTGAAGGGCTTTGAAACAGCGACACCGAGTTCGGGGATGATGATGGTAAGCCGCTGTTTCTCGTAATTTGCGCGTACCCTCACGTCGTTGATAAACCGCAACCCGTTACCGGATCCGTTTGTTGAAGTGTTGTTCTGAGATGTCATACATGACCTCCTGTAAAAGATTTTGATGTTGAGGGAGTTGGTTTTTTTAACCCCCTTCACAAACTGGGAGGGGGTTAAAAAACCGTTCGCACCCCCCATGGCAGCTGGATTTCAGGCCGAGCACTCAGAGCAGATCGAGTGACAATCACGGAGTGAAGCGGAGGGATTGGCGCGAAGAGATGCTGTGTGAGGACGTCAGGAAAGACGGCTGCCATGGAAGCCTGTTAAAAAAAATCTGAAAAAGGAGGTAAGAAGACATCACACCCTGCAGCACGAAAGGAACCGAAAACGGTGACGGATAAACGATGAGATGGAACGGCAGAAAAGAGAAACCCTCATACCGGTAACAGTCCCGGGGCATCGGATGAGCTGATGCAGGCCGCAGTTCAGGAAAATCCCCGGGGACAGTGAAAGGATGTGCGGACAGGAAAGCCCGGAGGTCTCTGCCGGCACATTACCATACCATCGATGTGATAAGGGCTGAAAGGAGGAGGGTGGGGGAGGGGGAGATGGAGAGAAAACAGTGAAGGGAAGAAAAAAAATGTGTGGCGGTTATAAGCATGAAGGTGGGGGGAAAATATAAGGCATGGGAGAAAGGAGAAATAACAAGAAAGAATAAGAAAGATATAAGCAGGCTGGTTATTTTGATTTTTTACGATGTATCCGACCGTCACAATAGGGGCACCCATATCCCTTGCTTCGGTAGACAATCGTCGATTGCCATTCGTGACTGTTAGCACATCGCCACCAGACTTTTTTATGGGAATTAACGGTCACTTCTTTTGCCGTGAGGGTGCCGTTTTTACTCGGATGCCATTCGGCCGCATAATCCGGATAGGTGGTCCCGAAACAATTTTCAGGGCTGACCCTTTTCCCGGCACAATAGGGACATCCTCGGTATTTTCTATAGGCAATACCCGCTTTCCATGCATGACCTTTCTTGCATCGCCACCAAACCTTTTTGTTGCTGCTGGGAAGGAAATCAAACGGAGTGAGATCTCCGTTTTTCGTTGGATGCCATTCTGCTGCAAGATCCGGATAGACAGAGGCAAGAGAACTTTCCTTACACAAATATGTTCCGCTGCAATATGGACATTTACCGCCCACCGATCGATATAAAATGCGGGCCTTCCACTCATGTCCGAACGTGCATTGCCACCAGACACTCAAGCTTGAACGGTAAGTAACATTTTCGGGAGTGAGGATACCGTTTTTTCTCGGATGCCATTCGTCAGCGAGGGAAGGCTTGACAGTCTTTAGCGAATTATCCTCGCAAACAAATTTGTTGATACAGTAGGGACATCCGCAACCCTTGGCGCGGTGATTCATCTGTGTTCTCCACGCATGCCCGTTCTCACACAGCCACCAGACATATCGGGCGGAATGATAAGCCACATCGGAAGGGGTGAGGGAACCGTTTTTCGTCGGATGCCACTGTTTTGCGAGTTCGGGATTTCTTGCGGCAAGCGAATGTGTTTTGAGTTTTTCTTTGGAAAGCATCGTTCGGTAATTGTATAAATAATCGGGGAAAAAGTAAAGAAAAGAGGGGAGTAACCCTGCTATTTTCCAACAAACGACGATAATTCAAGCATGGCGGTTGTCTGTTTAAGATACGGTAAAATAAGGGAAGAAAGCGAATCCTGGGGGGTCCCGGTAATTTCAGTAATCGTCAGCATGGCCTTATAAAGCCGGTATTTATACTCCTCGGGGAACATTTCAATCTGCCTGTCGAAATCATCAAACGTGTTATCCATAATAATACCTTTCAATAAAACTGAAACACCAGAATATCATGAAAGCAGAAAAAATGCAAATACTTTATGTTAACAGCAAAAAAAAAGAGATCCCCGGAGGGACCTCTCACGACGAGAGAATGCCGTTTTCCTGAAATGAATAGTAGGTCTCGGCACCCAGAATAACATGATCGAGCACTTCGATGCAGATTATCTTGCCGGCACTAACAAGCGTATTGGTTATGGAACGATCCTCGGGGCTCGGATCGACGTTTCCCGACGGATGATTGTGAGAAATAATGACGGCAGCGGCATTGTCTGCGATCGCGGCGCGAAACACCTCGCGGGGATGAACGATCGCCCGGTTGACGATACCCTTTGAAATTTCGTGAACGGCAATCACCTCATGTGCGCCGTTAAGGGTAATAACGAGGAAATACTCCTGAGACTCAACGGCATACGACGCCAAATGGATAACGATGTCATGGGGATACCTGATTTTTAACCCTTTTACCGGGGCCCGGGCATACAGCGCTTCACGAAGCTCGGAAACACTGTACTTGTCAAGCTCCTTAAGCCGAACAATCCTTTCGGATTGTTTGAACGAGCCAATGTGATTATCAATGGATTTATTTATCTCAGCCATACTCATACTCTCCTTTCCTTCTTTTTTTCTGGCCTTTCGCTTCAACCGAAGGCCTGAAAGAA
This region of Spirochaetales bacterium genomic DNA includes:
- a CDS encoding DNA repair protein RadC, translated to MAEINKSIDNHIGSFKQSERIVRLKELDKYSVSELREALYARAPVKGLKIRYPHDIVIHLASYAVESQEYFLVITLNGAHEVIAVHEISKGIVNRAIVHPREVFRAAIADNAAAVIISHNHPSGNVDPSPEDRSITNTLVSAGKIICIEVLDHVILGAETYYSFQENGILSS
- a CDS encoding DUF932 domain-containing protein gives rise to the protein MKGNVESLAALDRMIRQREQEKNDLLVDARELLMVDDDLLRLGERTYSIGEVAHSQISEKLGIPKRYYDRMTMIPGLRTHNVNQWSSRAPEKKRRFVRTVGHHVRAVLSERFRPIDDILIMHALRPVLREHEELCIPSICVTERRLYIEIVFPMIAKEVLPGDVVHAGVILTNSEVGLGALDISTVVWRLVCSNGLIGQSLLNKYHIGPAIGNGSQAYDFFSSETIEAEIESFRLELRDTLRYAVSEDLFHSIVSRLVKAAGQAIPNVSKTIENVTKRWQFTESEKDIVTDNMVAGGMKTRWGLVNSITAMAHRVDDHDRQYDYERIGNEVITLSDREWEEITA
- a CDS encoding single-stranded DNA-binding protein; translation: MNQLNSVLLEGNLVRDPESTVTPSGAPVCHFSIASDRFYKKNDDFEKEVSFFDIQVWNNLAETCAGYLKKGRGVRIVGRLKQDRWTDSRGKSKFRVYVVAEHVEFKPQYQPGKAHVTA
- a CDS encoding zinc-ribbon domain-containing protein, whose amino-acid sequence is MLSKEKLKTHSLAARNPELAKQWHPTKNGSLTPSDVAYHSARYVWWLCENGHAWRTQMNHRAKGCGCPYCINKFVCEDNSLKTVKPSLADEWHPRKNGILTPENVTYRSSLSVWWQCTFGHEWKARILYRSVGGKCPYCSGTYLCKESSLASVYPDLAAEWHPTKNGDLTPFDFLPSSNKKVWWRCKKGHAWKAGIAYRKYRGCPYCAGKRVSPENCFGTTYPDYAAEWHPSKNGTLTAKEVTVNSHKKVWWRCANSHEWQSTIVYRSKGYGCPYCDGRIHRKKSK